In a single window of the Streptomyces sp. NBC_00094 genome:
- a CDS encoding dipeptidase, with amino-acid sequence MSAADRLAEARELLATHPVVDGHNDLPWALRQNARYDLDKLDIAADQSASLHTDLARLRAGAVGAQFWSVYVPGRLAGDDAVSATLEQIDIVDQLLERYAAELVPALTADDMEAARKQGRIASLKGAEGGHSINNSLATLRALHTLGVRYMTLTHNDNNDWADSATDEPGVGGLSDFGRQVVREMNRSGMLVDLSHVAATTMRAALDTSAAPVIFSHSSARAVCDHPRNIPDDVLERLPANGGVAMATFVPKFILPAAVDWTARADENLREHGFDHLDTTAEAMKLHRAFEADNPRPIATVATVADHLDHMREAAGIDHIGIGGDYDGTAFTPAGLDDVAGYPNLIAELLHRGWSHPDLAKLTWSNAVRALRDAEAVSRDLRARTSPSNATIDTADAP; translated from the coding sequence GTGAGCGCGGCGGACCGTCTGGCGGAGGCGCGCGAGCTGCTCGCTACCCACCCCGTCGTCGACGGTCACAACGACCTGCCGTGGGCGCTGCGCCAGAACGCGCGGTACGACCTCGACAAGCTCGACATCGCGGCCGACCAGAGCGCCTCGCTCCACACCGACCTGGCCCGCCTCCGGGCGGGCGCGGTGGGCGCGCAGTTCTGGTCGGTCTACGTCCCGGGCCGGCTGGCCGGGGACGACGCGGTCAGCGCGACCCTGGAGCAGATCGACATCGTCGACCAGCTCCTGGAGCGGTACGCGGCGGAGCTCGTCCCGGCCCTGACCGCGGACGACATGGAGGCGGCCCGCAAGCAGGGCCGTATCGCCTCGCTCAAGGGCGCCGAGGGCGGCCACTCGATCAACAACTCCCTCGCCACCCTGCGCGCGCTGCACACCCTGGGCGTGCGGTACATGACGCTCACGCACAACGACAACAACGACTGGGCGGACTCGGCGACCGACGAGCCCGGCGTCGGCGGGCTCTCCGACTTCGGCCGGCAGGTCGTCCGCGAGATGAACCGCTCCGGCATGCTCGTCGACCTCTCGCACGTCGCCGCCACCACCATGCGGGCGGCGCTCGACACCTCGGCCGCGCCGGTGATCTTCTCGCACTCCTCGGCGCGGGCGGTCTGCGACCACCCGAGGAACATCCCGGACGACGTCCTGGAGCGGCTGCCCGCCAACGGCGGCGTCGCGATGGCCACGTTCGTGCCGAAGTTCATCCTCCCCGCGGCCGTCGACTGGACCGCGCGGGCGGACGAGAACCTCCGCGAGCACGGCTTCGACCACCTCGACACCACCGCCGAGGCGATGAAGCTGCACCGCGCCTTCGAGGCGGACAACCCGCGCCCGATCGCCACCGTCGCCACGGTCGCCGACCACCTCGACCACATGCGCGAGGCCGCCGGCATCGACCACATCGGCATCGGCGGCGACTACGACGGGACGGCCTTCACCCCGGCCGGCCTCGACGACGTCGCCGGCTACCCGAACCTGATCGCGGAGCTCCTGCACCGCGGCTGGTCGCACCCGGACCTCGCCAAGCTGACGTGGTCCAACGCCGTCCGCGCCCTCCGCGACGCGGAGGCGGTCTCCCGCGACCTGCGCGCCCGTACGTCCCCGTCGAACGCGACGATCGACACGGCGGACGCTCCTTAG
- the purE gene encoding 5-(carboxyamino)imidazole ribonucleotide mutase, with protein sequence MGSDSDWSVMEAAAQALDEFEIAYEVNVLSAHRMPREMIAYGEEAAGRGLKAIIAGAGGAAHLPGMLASVTPLPVIGVPVPLKYLDGMDSLLSIVQMPAGIPVATVSVAGARNAGLLAARILAAHDPELQTRMNEFLQELNDQATEKGKRLRAKVEGADSFGFGK encoded by the coding sequence ATGGGATCCGACTCCGACTGGTCCGTCATGGAAGCCGCCGCCCAGGCCCTGGACGAGTTCGAGATCGCGTACGAGGTGAACGTCCTCTCCGCGCACCGCATGCCGCGCGAGATGATCGCGTACGGCGAGGAGGCCGCGGGCCGCGGACTCAAGGCGATCATCGCGGGCGCGGGCGGCGCCGCCCACCTGCCCGGCATGCTCGCCTCCGTCACCCCGCTCCCGGTCATCGGCGTGCCGGTGCCGCTGAAGTACCTCGACGGCATGGACTCGCTGCTCTCCATCGTGCAGATGCCGGCCGGCATCCCCGTCGCCACGGTCTCCGTCGCCGGCGCCCGCAACGCGGGCCTGCTCGCGGCCCGGATCCTCGCCGCGCACGACCCCGAACTGCAGACCCGGATGAACGAGTTCCTCCAGGAGCTCAACGACCAGGCCACGGAGAAGGGCAAGCGCCTGCGGGCCAAGGTCGAGGGCGCGGACTCGTTCGGCTTCGGCAAGTGA
- a CDS encoding 5-(carboxyamino)imidazole ribonucleotide synthase yields MTFPVVGMVGGGQLARMTHEAGIPLGIKFKLLSDTPQDSAAQVVSEVVIGDYRDLATLRDFARGCDVITFDHEHVPTEHLRALEADGIPVRPGPDALVHAQDKGVMRARLDEIGAPSPRHRIVADAADAVAFAAEVGGFPIILKTVRGGYDGKGVWFVRTPEDARDPFLAGVPVLAEEKVDFVRELAANIVRSPHGQAVAYPVVESRQVDGVCDTVIAPAPDLDEELAGQAQELALRIAKELGVVGHLAVELFQATDGRILVNELAMRPHNSGHWTQDGAITSQFANHVRAVLDLPLGDPRPRARWTVMCNVLGGDYPDMYSAYLHCMARDPQLKIHMYGKDVKPGRKVGHVNTYGDDLDEVLERARHAAGYLRGTITE; encoded by the coding sequence GTGACGTTCCCGGTAGTCGGCATGGTCGGTGGCGGTCAGCTCGCCCGTATGACCCACGAGGCGGGTATCCCCCTCGGCATCAAGTTCAAGCTCCTCAGTGACACCCCGCAGGACTCTGCGGCGCAGGTGGTGAGCGAGGTCGTCATAGGCGACTATCGCGACCTGGCTACGCTGCGTGACTTCGCGCGCGGATGTGACGTGATCACCTTCGATCACGAGCACGTCCCCACGGAGCACCTGCGGGCCCTTGAGGCGGACGGCATCCCCGTCCGCCCGGGGCCCGACGCGTTGGTGCACGCCCAGGACAAGGGGGTGATGCGCGCCAGGCTCGACGAGATCGGCGCGCCGAGCCCACGCCACCGCATCGTCGCGGACGCGGCGGACGCGGTGGCCTTCGCGGCCGAGGTCGGGGGCTTCCCGATCATCCTCAAGACCGTGCGCGGCGGCTACGACGGCAAGGGCGTCTGGTTCGTCCGCACGCCGGAGGACGCCCGCGACCCGTTCCTGGCGGGTGTCCCGGTCCTCGCCGAGGAGAAGGTCGACTTCGTACGCGAGCTCGCGGCGAACATCGTCCGCTCCCCGCACGGCCAGGCCGTGGCCTACCCGGTCGTCGAGTCCCGTCAGGTCGACGGCGTCTGCGACACCGTGATCGCGCCCGCGCCCGACCTCGACGAGGAGCTCGCCGGGCAGGCGCAGGAGCTGGCGCTGCGGATCGCCAAGGAGCTGGGCGTCGTCGGCCACCTCGCCGTCGAGCTCTTCCAGGCCACGGACGGCCGCATCCTCGTCAACGAACTGGCGATGCGCCCGCACAACTCCGGCCACTGGACCCAGGACGGGGCGATCACCTCGCAGTTCGCCAACCACGTCCGGGCGGTTCTGGACCTCCCGCTCGGCGATCCGCGGCCGCGCGCACGGTGGACCGTGATGTGCAATGTCCTGGGCGGCGACTACCCGGACATGTACTCCGCGTACCTGCACTGCATGGCCAGGGACCCGCAGCTCAAGATCCACATGTATGGCAAGGACGTGAAGCCCGGCCGCAAGGTGGGGCACGTCAACACCTACGGCGACGACCTGGACGAGGTGCTGGAGCGCGCCCGTCACGCCGCCGGCTATCTGCGAGGAACGATCACCGAGTGA
- a CDS encoding GtrA family protein, with amino-acid sequence MSEPGALRMRLNGLFREVAKFGVVGGLGVLVNLGVFNLVRHFSDLQVVRASLVATVVAIGFNYVGFRYFTYRDRDKSGRTKELSLFLLFSLVGMVIENGVLYAATYGFGWDGPLASNFFKFFGIGIGTLFRFWSYRTWVFRALPAKEAVQTAESFLEQAPRQATPRQAERRQPDRV; translated from the coding sequence ATGAGTGAACCCGGCGCGCTGCGCATGCGACTCAACGGGCTCTTCCGTGAGGTCGCCAAGTTCGGGGTGGTCGGCGGTCTCGGCGTCCTGGTCAACCTCGGCGTCTTCAATCTGGTGCGCCACTTCTCGGACCTCCAGGTGGTCCGCGCCAGCCTGGTCGCCACCGTGGTCGCGATCGGCTTCAACTACGTGGGGTTCCGCTACTTCACGTACCGCGACCGGGACAAGTCGGGACGGACGAAGGAACTGTCGCTGTTCCTGCTGTTCAGCCTGGTCGGCATGGTCATCGAGAACGGCGTGCTCTACGCGGCGACGTACGGCTTCGGCTGGGACGGACCGCTGGCGAGCAACTTCTTCAAGTTCTTCGGGATCGGGATCGGGACCCTGTTCCGCTTCTGGTCGTACCGCACGTGGGTGTTCCGCGCGCTGCCCGCGAAGGAAGCCGTGCAGACCGCCGAATCGTTCCTTGAGCAGGCTCCCCGCCAGGCGACTCCGCGCCAGGCGGAACGGCGCCAGCCCGACCGCGTCTGA
- a CDS encoding ATP-binding protein → MRRRLINSTLAVVLVVIAVFGVSLVIVETRTISSSAQESVDSEALRIVSIVDSRLIGGEPVNPDILAEQSGAKRYAQIRIPGRASIEIGTRPDGDVIRGLAEGERGETVIVEESRSTVTAEVGRTLLIIGAVALLAVIAAVLLAVRQADKLASPLTDLAETAERLGSGDPRPRHKRYGVPELDRVADVLDASAERIARMLTAERRLAADASHQLRTPLTALSMRLEEVALADDLDTVKEEATIALTQVERLTDVVERLLTNSRDPRTGSAVAFDLDEVVKQQLEEWRPAYRSGGRAIVHSGKQGMRAVGTPGAVAQVLAALIENSLMHGGGTVAVRTRVTGNQSVIEVTDEGPGVPADLGARIFERAVSGRSSTGIGLAVARDLAEADGGRLELLKEHPPVFALFLSREVRSVEKETRERPVR, encoded by the coding sequence GTGCGCCGCCGTCTGATCAACTCCACGCTCGCCGTGGTGCTCGTCGTCATCGCCGTCTTCGGCGTCTCCCTCGTCATCGTCGAGACCCGCACGATCTCCAGCAGCGCGCAGGAGAGCGTGGACTCGGAGGCGCTGCGGATCGTCTCCATCGTCGACAGCCGGCTCATCGGCGGCGAGCCGGTCAACCCGGACATCCTCGCCGAGCAGAGCGGCGCCAAGCGGTACGCGCAGATCCGTATCCCCGGCCGCGCCTCCATCGAGATCGGCACCCGCCCCGACGGCGACGTCATCCGCGGTCTCGCCGAGGGCGAGCGCGGCGAGACCGTGATCGTCGAGGAGTCCCGCTCCACGGTCACCGCCGAGGTCGGCCGCACGCTCCTGATCATCGGCGCCGTGGCGCTGCTCGCCGTCATCGCCGCCGTCCTCCTCGCCGTACGCCAGGCCGACAAGCTGGCGTCGCCGCTCACCGACCTCGCGGAGACCGCCGAGCGCCTCGGCTCCGGCGACCCGCGCCCCCGGCACAAGCGGTACGGGGTGCCCGAGCTCGACCGGGTCGCGGACGTCCTCGACGCCTCCGCCGAACGCATCGCCCGGATGCTCACCGCCGAGCGCCGGCTCGCCGCCGACGCCTCGCACCAGCTCCGTACGCCCCTGACCGCCCTCTCCATGCGACTGGAGGAGGTCGCCCTCGCCGACGACCTGGACACGGTCAAGGAGGAGGCGACGATCGCGCTCACCCAGGTCGAGCGGCTCACCGACGTCGTCGAACGGCTCCTGACCAACTCCCGGGACCCCCGTACGGGCTCCGCCGTCGCCTTCGACCTCGACGAGGTCGTCAAGCAGCAGCTGGAGGAGTGGCGGCCGGCCTACCGCAGCGGCGGGCGGGCCATCGTCCACTCCGGCAAGCAGGGGATGCGGGCCGTCGGCACCCCGGGCGCGGTCGCCCAGGTGCTCGCGGCCCTGATCGAGAACTCGCTCATGCACGGTGGCGGCACCGTCGCCGTACGGACCCGGGTCACCGGCAACCAGTCGGTGATCGAGGTCACGGACGAGGGCCCGGGCGTCCCCGCAGACCTCGGCGCGCGGATCTTCGAGCGGGCGGTGAGCGGCCGCAGCTCCACCGGCATCGGCCTGGCCGTCGCCCGCGATCTGGCGGAGGCGGACGGCGGGCGCCTGGAGCTGCTCAAGGAGCACCCGCCGGTCTTCGCGCTGTTCCTGAGCCGGGAGGTCAGGAGCGTCGAGAAGGAGACACGGGAGCGGCCCGTACGGTAA
- a CDS encoding response regulator transcription factor, whose product MTRVLLAEDDASISEPLARALRREGYEVEVREDGPTALDAGLQGGVDLVVLDLGLPGMDGLEVARRLRAEGHAVPILVLTARADEVDTVVGLDAGADDYVTKPFRLAELLARVRALLRRGSSEPVVAPSTHGVRIDVESHRAWMGDEELQLTAKEFDLLRVLVRDAGRVVTRDQLMREVWDTTWWSSTKTLDMHISWLRKKLGDDAANPRYIATVRGVGFRFEKS is encoded by the coding sequence ATGACCCGTGTACTGCTCGCCGAGGACGACGCCTCCATCTCGGAACCGCTGGCCCGCGCCCTGCGGAGAGAGGGGTACGAGGTCGAGGTCCGCGAGGACGGTCCCACCGCTCTCGACGCCGGACTCCAGGGCGGAGTCGACCTCGTCGTACTCGACCTGGGGCTGCCCGGCATGGACGGCCTGGAGGTCGCCCGGCGACTGCGCGCCGAAGGTCACGCGGTCCCGATCCTGGTCCTCACCGCGCGGGCGGACGAGGTCGACACGGTCGTCGGACTCGACGCGGGCGCCGACGACTACGTCACCAAGCCCTTCCGGCTCGCCGAACTCCTCGCCCGGGTCCGGGCCCTCCTCCGGCGCGGCTCCAGCGAGCCCGTCGTCGCCCCCTCCACCCACGGCGTACGGATCGACGTCGAGTCGCACCGCGCCTGGATGGGCGACGAGGAGCTCCAGCTCACGGCCAAGGAATTCGACCTGCTCCGGGTCCTGGTCCGGGACGCCGGCCGGGTCGTCACCCGCGACCAGCTGATGCGCGAGGTCTGGGACACCACCTGGTGGTCCTCCACCAAGACCCTCGACATGCACATCTCCTGGCTCCGCAAGAAGCTCGGCGACGACGCCGCCAACCCGCGCTACATCGCCACCGTGCGCGGAGTCGGCTTCCGCTTCGAGAAGAGCTGA
- a CDS encoding peptide MFS transporter has translation MASSLTKESAEPLGYEKTFLGHPRGLATLFMTEMWERFSYYGMRALLVLYLVSGGVDAATGSQGGGLAMTAATATAIYSVYVSMVYLMAMPGGWFGDRVWGARKTVAIAASVIMLGHVSLAIPGQAMFFVGLALVAVGSGLLKANISTMVGHLYKGADDPRRDGGFTLFYIGINLGAFFAPLVIGTVGEKVNWHLGFALAAVGMGLGLAVFLAFGKTLNPKSSEVPNPLSATERKAVITKVAVIAVVIAVFYGAVVALGMYTLNWAMVPITLAGLIIPVAVLARIKRDKDLDAGEKSRVTGYIWFFVAAAIFWMIYDQGGSTLSLFADSKTADTIFGLGFPATWYQSLNPLFVMALAPVFAWLWLWLARKNQEPNTIVKFAMGLVLVGASFFVFIVPMNMAGDGTKVSPMWLVTIYMIQTIGELCLSPVGLSVTTKMAPKKYASQMMGVWFLAVTAGDCTTGLLSIAGVDLNGTGIIAMQATLAVAAGFAIFMYRKKVQGLMGSVH, from the coding sequence ATGGCGTCCAGCCTGACGAAGGAATCGGCCGAACCCCTCGGCTACGAGAAGACCTTCCTCGGCCACCCCCGCGGCCTGGCCACCCTCTTCATGACCGAGATGTGGGAGCGTTTCTCCTACTACGGCATGAGGGCTCTTCTGGTCCTGTACCTGGTCTCCGGCGGCGTGGACGCCGCTACGGGAAGCCAGGGCGGCGGCCTCGCGATGACCGCGGCGACGGCAACGGCGATCTACTCCGTCTACGTCTCGATGGTCTACCTCATGGCCATGCCCGGCGGTTGGTTCGGCGACCGCGTCTGGGGCGCCCGCAAGACGGTGGCGATCGCGGCCTCCGTGATCATGCTCGGCCATGTCTCGCTGGCCATCCCCGGCCAGGCGATGTTCTTCGTCGGCCTCGCGCTCGTCGCAGTCGGCTCCGGTCTGCTGAAGGCCAACATCTCGACGATGGTCGGCCACCTCTACAAGGGCGCGGACGACCCGCGCCGTGACGGTGGCTTCACGCTCTTCTACATCGGCATCAACCTGGGCGCGTTCTTCGCTCCCCTGGTCATCGGCACCGTCGGCGAGAAGGTCAACTGGCACCTGGGCTTCGCCCTCGCCGCCGTCGGCATGGGCCTGGGCCTCGCCGTCTTCCTGGCCTTCGGCAAGACGCTGAACCCGAAGAGCAGCGAGGTCCCGAACCCGCTGTCCGCCACGGAGCGCAAGGCTGTCATCACCAAGGTCGCCGTCATCGCCGTCGTGATCGCGGTCTTCTACGGTGCGGTCGTCGCCCTGGGCATGTACACCCTGAACTGGGCGATGGTCCCGATCACCCTCGCCGGTCTGATCATCCCGGTCGCCGTCCTGGCCCGCATCAAGCGGGACAAGGACCTGGACGCCGGTGAGAAGTCCCGGGTGACCGGCTACATCTGGTTCTTCGTCGCCGCCGCGATCTTCTGGATGATCTACGACCAGGGTGGCTCGACGCTGTCCCTCTTCGCGGACAGCAAGACCGCCGACACCATCTTCGGCCTCGGCTTCCCCGCCACCTGGTACCAGTCGCTGAACCCGCTGTTCGTCATGGCGCTGGCCCCGGTCTTCGCCTGGCTGTGGCTGTGGCTGGCCCGCAAGAACCAGGAGCCGAACACCATCGTGAAGTTCGCGATGGGTCTCGTCCTGGTCGGCGCGTCCTTCTTCGTCTTCATCGTCCCGATGAACATGGCGGGCGACGGCACCAAGGTCTCCCCGATGTGGCTGGTCACGATCTACATGATCCAGACCATAGGTGAGCTGTGCCTCTCCCCCGTCGGCCTCTCCGTCACCACGAAGATGGCGCCGAAGAAGTACGCCTCCCAGATGATGGGTGTCTGGTTCCTCGCCGTCACCGCCGGTGACTGCACCACGGGTCTGCTCTCCATCGCGGGCGTGGACCTGAACGGAACCGGGATCATCGCGATGCAGGCGACGCTCGCCGTCGCGGCCGGTTTCGCGATCTTCATGTACCGCAAGAAGGTCCAGGGGCTCATGGGCAGCGTCCACTGA
- a CDS encoding peptidase translates to MPNRRRTAAGLTAAVAVAGAAVLAAAPAAQATVVDVNYACVTKIGPKDAVSPVDIKAVKSGSGYTITMSFEKGVSDSPIELGKGVMTPRAELVLGGVAEGTVKVKGVPNAAAIPPDTPISIGTLTGTYTPTKNGKVTFTAGKLIVHALGMDAAECTPKNNPKPSLELEVTGVSGGDDTPPADDGDDEGSGTELPKTGPLDSAVALGTLGGTVLLTGAAGVLWLTRRTAR, encoded by the coding sequence GTGCCGAACCGAAGGAGAACGGCCGCCGGTCTCACGGCTGCCGTCGCGGTGGCGGGCGCGGCCGTACTGGCCGCCGCACCGGCCGCCCAGGCGACCGTCGTCGATGTGAACTACGCCTGCGTGACGAAGATCGGGCCAAAGGACGCCGTCTCGCCCGTCGACATCAAGGCCGTCAAGAGCGGCAGCGGCTACACGATCACCATGTCCTTCGAGAAGGGCGTCTCCGACAGCCCGATCGAGCTCGGCAAGGGCGTCATGACCCCGCGCGCCGAACTCGTCCTCGGCGGCGTCGCCGAAGGCACGGTGAAGGTCAAGGGGGTGCCGAACGCGGCCGCCATCCCGCCGGACACCCCGATCAGCATCGGCACGCTGACGGGCACGTACACCCCGACGAAGAACGGCAAGGTCACCTTCACGGCCGGCAAGCTCATCGTGCACGCCCTCGGGATGGACGCGGCCGAGTGCACCCCGAAGAACAACCCCAAGCCCTCACTCGAACTGGAGGTCACGGGGGTCTCCGGCGGCGACGACACCCCGCCCGCCGACGACGGCGACGACGAGGGCTCCGGGACCGAACTGCCCAAGACCGGCCCGCTCGACTCCGCCGTGGCGCTCGGGACCCTCGGCGGCACCGTCCTGCTGACCGGCGCCGCCGGAGTCCTCTGGCTCACGCGGCGCACGGCACGCTGA
- a CDS encoding ATP-binding protein — translation MDQASDVRTLALGETSGTVPLARDFTRSALHEWGWLPAATADRRAAAEDVLLVVSELVTNACLHAEGPERLRVLRMPHVLRLEVTDRGAGQPAPRTPHRSGRPGGHGMFIVQRLCLDWGIDRTPGAPGKTVWAELAAAP, via the coding sequence ATGGACCAAGCTTCCGACGTCCGTACGCTCGCCCTCGGCGAGACCAGCGGCACCGTCCCGCTCGCCCGTGACTTCACACGGTCGGCGCTCCACGAGTGGGGCTGGCTGCCGGCCGCCACCGCCGACCGCAGGGCCGCCGCCGAGGACGTCCTGCTCGTCGTGTCCGAACTCGTCACCAACGCCTGCCTGCACGCCGAGGGCCCCGAGCGCCTGCGCGTCCTGCGGATGCCCCACGTCCTGCGCCTCGAAGTCACCGACCGCGGCGCCGGACAGCCCGCGCCCCGCACCCCGCACCGGTCCGGCCGCCCGGGCGGCCACGGCATGTTCATCGTGCAGCGGCTCTGCCTGGACTGGGGCATCGACCGCACCCCCGGCGCCCCCGGAAAGACGGTCTGGGCCGAACTCGCCGCAGCGCCTTAG
- a CDS encoding STAS domain-containing protein, with protein sequence MDRQHIGSAPPARLRVGVRTVDAGSELLTLAGELDHHTAELLRTPLEAALDAGRARLVVDCSALDFCDSTGLNVLLGARLGADAAGGGVHLVGMRPAVARVFRITGADAVFTLHDTLGTALPG encoded by the coding sequence ATGGACCGCCAGCACATCGGCAGCGCGCCGCCCGCGCGGCTGCGGGTCGGGGTCCGGACCGTGGACGCGGGAAGCGAACTCCTCACTCTGGCGGGTGAGCTCGATCACCACACCGCCGAACTGTTGCGTACGCCACTGGAGGCCGCGCTCGACGCGGGCCGGGCACGGCTCGTCGTCGACTGCTCGGCGCTCGACTTCTGCGACTCGACCGGGCTCAACGTGCTGCTGGGTGCCCGGCTGGGCGCGGACGCCGCCGGCGGCGGGGTCCATCTCGTCGGGATGCGGCCCGCGGTCGCCCGGGTCTTCCGGATCACCGGGGCGGACGCCGTCTTCACGCTGCACGACACGCTCGGTACGGCCCTCCCGGGTTGA
- a CDS encoding RNA polymerase sigma factor SigF, whose protein sequence is MSPRLDAPRTPDAPSAAVPLDRLPAHPLDQPHRAGPVDARALSKQLFARLAVLEEGTHDHAYVRNTLVELNLALVRFAAARFGSRSEPMEDIVQVGTIGLIKAIDRFELSRGVEFPTFAMPTIIGEIKRFFRDTSWSVHVPRRLQELRLDLAKAGDALAQRLDRSPTVAELAEELGISAEEVVEGMAASNAYTASSLDARTDEDDAGSGESTLADRLGYEDDGLTGIEYVASLKPMIASLPARERHILSLRFVCGMTQSEIGAELGLSQMHVSRLLSRTLARLRRGLTLEE, encoded by the coding sequence ATGTCACCCCGGCTCGACGCCCCGCGTACCCCCGACGCGCCGTCGGCAGCAGTCCCCCTCGACCGCCTGCCCGCCCACCCCCTCGACCAACCGCACCGGGCTGGACCGGTCGACGCGCGCGCCCTGTCGAAGCAGCTCTTCGCCCGGCTCGCCGTACTGGAGGAGGGCACCCACGACCACGCCTACGTCCGCAACACCCTCGTCGAACTCAACCTGGCCCTGGTGAGGTTCGCCGCCGCCCGGTTCGGCAGCCGCAGCGAGCCGATGGAGGACATCGTCCAGGTCGGCACCATCGGCCTCATCAAGGCGATCGACCGCTTCGAGCTCTCCCGCGGCGTCGAGTTCCCCACCTTCGCGATGCCGACGATCATCGGCGAGATCAAGCGGTTCTTCCGGGACACCTCGTGGTCCGTGCACGTGCCCCGCAGGCTCCAGGAGCTCCGGCTCGACCTCGCCAAGGCCGGCGACGCGCTCGCCCAGCGCCTCGACCGCTCCCCCACCGTCGCCGAACTCGCGGAGGAGCTCGGGATCTCCGCGGAGGAGGTCGTCGAGGGCATGGCCGCGAGCAACGCGTACACCGCGAGTTCGCTCGACGCCAGGACCGACGAGGACGACGCCGGCAGCGGCGAGAGCACACTCGCCGACCGGCTCGGCTACGAGGACGACGGCCTCACCGGGATCGAGTACGTCGCCTCCCTCAAGCCGATGATCGCCTCACTGCCCGCCCGCGAGCGGCACATCCTCTCCCTCCGCTTCGTCTGCGGCATGACCCAGTCGGAGATCGGCGCGGAGCTCGGCCTCTCGCAGATGCACGTGTCCCGGCTGCTCTCCCGCACCCTCGCCAGGCTGCGCCGGGGCCTCACTCTGGAGGAATGA
- a CDS encoding DegT/DnrJ/EryC1/StrS family aminotransferase, whose protein sequence is MVSAYAELEGRMRDRLGGRECLYVPSCRLGLYLALRHWCAPGGRVLMSPVNDDVIFFVVLAAGLRPVQAPLDPRDGSIDTAAVPESVWRGLSAVLTTNLYGNPDPAPELRAHCDRLGIPLIEDAAHAIGSTVGGRPVGTYGEASVFSLSKHTAAKTGGFLALADPALREELAAARDALLLPTRTAAELAYRVRPYAEAAVRGMRLTRAAHALARRIGAEEREEIRMPLRAEELARALPAAPALAPFHSWIRVDMHDYRLRPGPGRLRRTTHKLARLDDVLAAHREGTARLLASEYGTPGAPTEQAGPAQQAQPLFRVPLLVEDRDAAIAALARHRITTGYLYDPPLDSYAGERFTDLSPTPEPAARFARHALPVDPRRAEEVLAVLRAAGARPARLSEAPGGAR, encoded by the coding sequence ATGGTTTCTGCGTACGCGGAACTGGAAGGGCGCATGCGTGACCGGCTCGGGGGCAGAGAGTGCCTCTACGTGCCGTCGTGCCGCCTCGGCCTCTACCTCGCACTGCGCCACTGGTGCGCGCCGGGCGGCCGGGTACTGATGTCGCCGGTCAACGACGACGTCATCTTCTTCGTCGTGCTCGCCGCCGGGCTCCGCCCCGTACAGGCGCCGCTCGACCCCCGGGACGGCTCGATCGACACCGCGGCCGTCCCCGAGTCCGTCTGGCGCGGCCTGTCCGCCGTCCTCACGACCAATCTGTACGGGAACCCCGACCCGGCCCCCGAGCTGCGGGCCCACTGCGACCGGCTCGGCATCCCGCTGATCGAGGACGCGGCCCACGCGATCGGCTCCACCGTCGGCGGGCGCCCGGTCGGCACGTACGGCGAGGCCTCCGTCTTCAGCCTGTCGAAGCACACCGCCGCCAAGACCGGCGGCTTCCTCGCCCTCGCCGACCCGGCGCTGCGCGAGGAACTCGCCGCCGCGCGCGACGCGCTGCTCCTGCCGACCCGGACGGCCGCCGAACTCGCCTATCGCGTACGGCCGTACGCGGAGGCCGCCGTGCGCGGGATGCGCCTGACGCGGGCCGCGCACGCGCTCGCGCGGCGGATCGGCGCGGAGGAGCGGGAGGAGATCCGGATGCCGCTCCGCGCCGAGGAGCTGGCGCGGGCCCTGCCGGCCGCGCCCGCGCTCGCGCCCTTCCACTCCTGGATCCGCGTCGACATGCACGACTACCGGCTCCGGCCGGGACCCGGCCGGCTCCGCCGCACCACCCACAAGCTGGCCCGGCTCGACGACGTCCTCGCCGCCCACCGTGAGGGCACGGCCCGGCTCCTGGCCAGCGAGTACGGCACGCCCGGGGCGCCCACGGAACAGGCGGGCCCCGCGCAGCAGGCGCAGCCGCTGTTCCGGGTGCCGCTGCTCGTCGAGGACCGGGACGCCGCGATCGCCGCCCTCGCCCGGCACCGGATCACCACCGGCTATCTGTACGACCCGCCGCTCGACAGCTACGCGGGCGAGCGCTTCACCGACCTCTCGCCCACGCCGGAGCCGGCCGCCCGGTTCGCCCGGCACGCCCTGCCCGTGGACCCGCGCCGCGCGGAGGAGGTCCTCGCTGTGCTGCGGGCGGCCGGGGCCCGGCCCGCGCGCCTGTCGGAGGCTCCCGGCGGCGCCCGGTGA